GATAGCTTCGGCGTAGCCCGTGACGGCTGAAGCAATGGTAGCATTGGTGCCATCGATCAGGAGCTGAACAGGCGCCGGTTGGCCCGCCTGAAGCCGCGCTTCAAAATCCGGTGGAATAACCAGCCCGACACGAATGACTTCGTGGTCAATAAGCGGGGCAATCTCGCGTGGGTCGTTTACCTGTCGCTTCAGCTCAAAATATTCGGTGATCGCAAAACGACGGATCAGCTCGCGGCTGGATGCCGAACGGTTCTGATCACACACGCCCAGGGCCAGATTGCGTACATCGAACGTGAGCGCATAGCCGAACAGGATCAGTAGAAAAGCCGGCAGGGCGATGAGCATGCCCAGCGAAAGAGGATCACGCCGAATCTGCGTAAGTTCCTTGACGAGCAGGGTGGTGATCAGCTGAAGCGCACGCATGGCCAGCTCAGGCTTCCGTGGGAGGATGTTCGATCAGATGTAGGAATACGTCTTCGAGTGTGGGCCTGACGGGGCGGATGGCAGTGACCGTCAACCCTGCTGCACGCAGGCGATCTACAAGGGCAGTGGGGGGAAGAGAACGATCCGCAAGGGTTACGTGAATACGGCTGCCAAAGGGGGCGGCCTCGAACACCTCGGGCATCTGGCGGAGCTGTTCCAGGGCAGCGAGCAGCGGTGTACCTTCCAGCTCGTACAGAGGACGCGTCAGATAGCGCGCTTTCAGCGCTTCAGGTGTGCCGAGTGCAATGAGTCGGCCATTGTGGATGAGCCCCAGCCGGTTGCAGTACTCGGCTTCGTCCAGATAGTGTGTGGTGACGAATACCGTCGTGCCCTCGGCTGCCAGCTCGGCGATCAGATCCCAGAAGCGACGTCGAGCCAGGGGATCGACTCCGCTGGTTGGCTCATCCAGAAACACCACCGGTGGTTCATGAAGCAGGGCGCTGGCCAGGGCCAGCCGTTGCCGCCAGCCTGTGGGTAGCTCCCGCACCAGGCGCCGTTCCTGTCCGCTGAGCCCTACGCGCTCGATGACCGCGCGAATGCGAGCGTCCAGCTGGCGTCCCGTCAGTCCATAGGCTGTCCCGAAAAAATGCAGGTTTTCTAGGCCGGTCAGGTCTTCATAAAGCGAGAACTTCTGGGCCATGTAGCCGATGGCCTGACGCACACGGTAGGGCTCACGGGCTACATCAAATCCGGCCACGCGGGCTGTGCCTTCTGAGGGGGGAAGCAGACCACAGAGCATCCGAATGGTTGTCGATTTGCCGGCTCCGTTGGCTCCCAGAAAGCCAAAGATTTCACCAGCTTCCACCTGAAACGTCACGTGATCGACAGCGGTGAAATTTCCAAAGCGACGGGTCAGGTTGCGTACGTCGATGGCGAGGGTGCTCATCGTAACGTTTCCGTCAGCGTACCGGTAGCCTGTTGCAATGTCAGCCAGGCGAGGGCGCAGGCTATCTGGGCCTGGATTTCACGGGTACGTGCCTGGGCCAACGCCGTTTCTGCATCGAGCAGGTCGCGGCTGGTGCGTAGGCCCTGGGCAAACTGATTGCGTACCAGGGCATAGCGGGCTTTGGCCTGCTGGACCACCAGGCGTGCCAGGCGCAGTTGTTCGTAAGCCTGTTCGACGCTAAGCTGAGCCTGCGTGAGCGCTACGTTCAGCGCGCGGAGTGTTGACGCTTCACGGGCTTCGGCCTGGCGGCGGAGTGCTGTAGCTTCGGCCATCTGGTGATGCGTGCGCAGGCCGTTCCACAGGTCGAACGTCAGCGATAGCCCGATTTCCCAGGTTCCCTCAAAGCGATCCTGCAGAGGAATGATGCGTGGGTTGGGGCGGGCATACAGGTAGCGGCCAACAAGTGCCACCTGTGGCCACCGGCTGGCCTGTGCCATGGAACGCAGAGCCTCGGCACGGGCTATGGTGTGTCGGAGAGCGGCCAGCTCAGGCCGTTTCTGCAGCGCCAGCGCCCAGAGGCTGTCCAGTGAAGGTACGGGCCGCCGGGTGGTGTCCGGACGATCGGTCAGCCGGAGCGGTGTGTTCGGCGGCAGGCCCACCAGGCTGTTTAACACGACGGCGGTGAGCTGTACGGCATGACGTCGTCGCAGGGCTTCAAGGCGGGCCTGTTCCAGGGCTACCTCGACATCGAGCACTTCGCTTTCGAGTAGCAGACCCTGAGCCTGGCGGTTGCGTGCGTCCGTTAGATGGGCTTCCAGCCGGCGTACGTTTTCGTCAGCTGCCCGGGCCAGCGCTTCGGCTTCCACATGCTGCCAGTAGGCGGTGGCAATACGGTAGGCAAGCGCTTCGCGCCGGACATTGCGCTCAGCAGCCGTGGCGGCTGCTTCCTGACGAGCGGCCTGCAGCTGTGCGCGAAGCCGTCCACCCTGAAAAAGGGGTTGCTGCAGCAAAAGCTGCACCCGATACTGGTTCGGGATGTTGGGCGTGATTTCGATAGGTTCCGTGTCTGGTAGCGGCATCGTGATAACGAACGGGGTGATCTCACTCAGCCGCTGGTAGCTTATCGAAAATTGCAATCGGGGCTGCAAGGCGGCCCGGGCCTGACCGATGCGAGCTTGCGCGGCTGCAACGGCGGCCTCGGCGGTGGCCAGGTCGGGGTGTGTCTGCAGCCCTCGTGCGATAGCCTCAGCCAGCGTTAGCCGTACAGGTTGCGCCTGTAGCGGGAGCACCAGCACGGTGCACAGGAACAGACCTGGTAGCCCGTGCAACATCCGGCAGGATGATCGATACTTCATCGTATATCGCCAATTTACTTTAATGTTGCAGAATGTCTGGTCAGGTGGGCAAGAAAGACATTTTCCATGGTAGGGGTGATGGGCTGGCAGGCATGTACCTGGATGGCGTCGTCGTTTTTAAGGCGATGCAAGAGAGGAGGTAATTCGTTGTCGTGATCGAGCAGCAGGTGAATCCGATTACCCACAAGCTGCACGCGATGTGCGTCGAGCCAGGTACGAAGACGTCGGGCGGCTTCCCGTACGGGGGTGACGCTCAGCTCAAACAGGTGGCCTGGCAATGAGGTCCGTAGTGCCGCGGGAGTGTCGAGCGCCAGGATGTGGCCCTGGTGTAGCAGCGCCACGCGGTGGCAGCGTTCGGCTTCGTCGAGATAAGGAGTGGTCAGCACAATGGTCAGCCCCTCGTGCTGAAACGTCACGAGTAATTCCCAGAACTGGCGTCGGGCGACAGGATCGACGCCAGTGGTGGGTTCATCGAGCAAGAGCAAGCGCGGACGGTAAACGAGCGTGCAGATGAGCGCCAGTTTTTGCTTCATGCCGCCTGAGAGATGCTCGGCCCGTCGATGGCGAAACGGTGCCAGTCCGGTCGTCTCCAGCAGCTGTTCCTGCCAGGTGTGGTCGGTGCCACTGCCGTGCAGGCGGGCAAAAAAGCGCAGATTTTCCTCGACGGTCAGGTCGCCATAGAGCGAGAATCGCTGGGCCATGTAGCCGATGAGTGGACGAATGCGACGGGCCTCGGTGGCCAGGTTGTGGCCGAAGACGCGCACGACGCCTTCGTCTGGCTGTGCAATGCCAGCGATCAGGCGTAGCAGTGTGGTTTTGCCGGCGCCGTCAGGACCGACCAGCCCGAACATTTCCCCCTCGCTCACTGAGAGCGACACGCCAGCCAGCGCGGTGATCGACCCAAAGCGTTTGATAAGGGTGCGGAGCTCAACGACAGGGATTGCCATGGCGTTCAGGTGGTAGGTTGCAACGTGGCATCGGCCGGCATGCCGGGTTTGAGCAGGCCTTCTGGGTTAGGGAGCGCCACCTTGATGCGAAAGACCAGGCGTGTGCGCTCTTCTTTTGTCTGTACGTTACGGGGCGTGAATTCTGCCTCGGGAGCGATATAGGTGACGCGGCCCTTGAAGGTGCGGTCGGGCCAGGTATCGACGCGTATCGTAACGGGCTGTCCGTACTGCACGGTGCCGATCATGGGTTCGGGGATGTAGAGCTGCACATAAACCGTGTCGAGGCGGATCAGCGTCAGCAACACCGAGCCGGGGGTAGCCAGCTCACCGGAGTCAGCCACGCGGCGGCTGATGATACCGTCGGTCGGTGCTTCGAGGCAGGCATCCTCAAGCTGATGGCGGAGCAGGTCACGTCGGGCTTCAGCCTGAATGACGCGGGCACGTGCGATCGCCAGTTCTTCTGGACGGGCAAGATGGCGTAGCTTTTCAAGCTGTGCCTGAGCCGCTTGATATTCGGCTTCGGCGAGTTGAAGCTGTAACCGGACATCTTCAAGCTGGCGATCGGTAGCGCTGCCTTCCGCATGAAGGGTTTCGAGACGGGCCGCATCGCGCTGAGCCTGCTCCAGGCGCAATCGAGCCTGGGTCAGCCGGGCTTCAGCCTGCCGAAGATCTTCAGCGCGAGCGCCGGCTTCGAGCAGAGCCAGCCGGGCACGCGCAGCTACTACCTCAGCTTCCGCCTGGCGTAGCTGGAGCACGAGTTGGGTCGTGTCCAGGCATACCAGAGGCTGACCACGGGCGACCCGGTCGCCTTCGTCCACAAAGAACTGAACGATTTCGCCAGTGCTTCGAGCCGCAAGCTGGATGTCGGTGGCTTCAATCGTACCGGAGACTTCAAGCACATCGGGGTGGGCGGCCTGGCAACCGACCAGCACGCCGGTCATCAGCAGCGCAAACAGATGGAGTGTACGCATGAGGATTCGGAGTTTAGGTCGAAGGATTCGGAGCTGAAGCAAGCAGGTCGATGGCTTTTCGGAAGTCGTCACGGGCCGTATCAGTCAGCATTCCTTCGAAAAACAGTTGAATCAACATACGAATCACTGATGGTGCCGTGTAGGGAAGGTTCGTGAGGGCGGTCGGGTTGACCAGACGTTCGATCGCTGCCAGAAAACTCTGAAGCATCACGTCCACGGGTATGTCGGACCGGATGATACCGGAAGCCTGTCCTTCTGTGAGCACCCCTTCCAGCAAACGCGTGAGGGTCTCTGCACGAAAGCGCTCGGTTTCTGCCCATACCTCAGGTAGAAACCGGGCCAGATCTTCGAGAAACGACTTTTCAAGCTGGCGCAGGTGTCGAGCCGCTTCGGCAAAGGCCCGGGCCAGACGCTCGGGAAGGGGTAGGGTACGATTTTCGAAAATGCCGGCCAGACTTTCAGCTGCCCGGCTACGGAAGCGATCCATGACGGCGGCAGCCAGGGCTGCCTTGGTGGGAAAGTGCTGATAGAGTGTTTTCTTGCTCATGCCCAGCTCGCGTGCTAAGGCATCCATGGTTACCCGCGCGTAGCCTTCCCGAAAGAAGCGTTGCTGAGCTACCTCCAAGATGCGTCTGCGCACGGCCACCAGAGAAGTAGTTGATGGAACCATAGAAACTAAAACAGTTCTTTTAGTTTCCAATAAAAACATCTTTTATTGCAACGTCAAATGAAGTGTATGTGAAGAAAAAGCCATGGGTAAGCGCGAGCATTTAGCGTTTATGGTCTGAGTATCAGGACATGCATGAATGGGATGGGGACGGGTCATCTACTTGTCCCATGGTCCTATGTTGTGAAATAAGTTCTTATTTTTCAATTGGTAAATCGTTTTAATCGCACCTTTTTGATATTGAAAGACCTTTAAATCATACTTATATTAAAATCCCGTCCGTCAATATGCTAAGATGATATTGATCTAAATTAAGATGAAAAAAGAATATAAATGAAACAATCCATTTACTCATGCCCATTCTTATCTCTTTTCTGTCATACTTAAAATTTTTGAAGAGTTCGACATCGGTAAAGAGGCTAAAATTCTGGATGCTGGTTGTGGTGGAGGAGGAATAATGGGTGAAATCTATAATCTATAAAAGAGGATATAAAAATATATTCGGATTCGATATATCTCATTCTGGAATTGAAGTGGCCAAAAATGCTTATCCTGAACTTTCTAAAAGATTTGTGATCCACGATGCCTATAATCCAGATCTTCCTTATGATTTTCCAGAATGCTTCGATGTAGTGTTATCTGTCTAAGTAATAGAGCATCTGTTTCTGCCACGAATCTACTTAGATAATATCCATTATTGGTTAAATCCTATAAATAGAGGTATTCTTATTTTAATTACCCCTTATCATGGTTACCTGAAAAATTTATTCATTACTCTTTTAAATAAAGCGGATGGGCATTATAATCCACTTGCTGATTTTGGACATATTAAGTTCTTTTCTAAAAAGACTATTTATGCTATATCCATTTATGTTATATTAAGAGAAAGAAATTTTGTGCCTCTTAGATTCTATGATGTAGGGAGAGTATCTTATTTTTAGAAATCTATGATTATTGTAGCAAAAAAGAAATGATGGGAATCTTGGATGCGTCATAGATGCTCTGTATATAGAGAGCAAATCCAATTAAACCAAAAGGATCGATAACCGATGCGCACCACCAAATGAATAGTGTTTCGATTGGCATCCTTGCTGGGGTTGAGAATGTTGGTCGTTTATTCGTTCCCTAACAATCTGTTTGGGAGCTTTACGCGGCCGCCAGCAAGTTGTCGCGATCGTGCCTGAACGTTATGCAACCTACCTCATCACTGAAGAAATACACATACTTGAATTTAAGCTCAAGGCTTCGAGCCGAGTTGAAAACGTTTCCGGACGAGTGCTGAGCTCTTTCGCTTTGCAACATCGAGAGTGCCGCGCCATCCCATTGGTTTGAGATACCCTGCTCAGAGGGCGAACCGATACGCCCACACAGGCGGTGGAAGTCGTATTTCTACTGCATGGGGAACCATTCCAGCAGGGGTGGATTTTTATCTACCTTGGCAACCGGCAGGGTCACTCCAGGCCGAGCACGTCGGGGCCCTGGATGAAGACAATATCCACCGGGATGCCTGCCTGCTGGAGACGGGCCAGGTCCGCGCGGAGTGTGTCGTCCATCTGACCATAGCGTGCAACAAAAGCGGACGTGGCCGCATAGTCGCCGTCGCCCTGCAGGCGAAGGATCTGTTCCGAGAGCGCATCGACAGCGGCCTGCATGCGCTCGGGCACAACGCGGTAGGTGCCGGTGGCCGCGTCACGTATGAAAGCGCCCTGCTCCTTGAAAAAGTTGAATCGAATCAGGTTGGCCCGGCCATGGGCACTGGCGGCGCCAAAGCGGATCGAGCGAAAGATGCTGGCCAGGAAGGTTACGTAGTGATCCATCGGATCAGCTTCCCACTCGTCACGCTCGATCAACCAGGTGACCATGTACAGGCCGAGCACGTCCGCTTTGCCCTCTTCCATGGTAGTGTACAGGTCCCGAAGCGCCTCACGTACGGTTCCACGACCAGTGATTGTGTGCTTGATGCCCAGCCCATGCGCGACTTCATGGAACATGGTATTGCCGAAGAAGGCATCAAACGTAATGTGTGACCGCTGGTCTTCGGCAATCAACACCTCGGCTATGGGCAGCAGGATTTTTTCAAACTTGGCCCGCATGACGTTCTTGAGCTGCAGGCGGCGTGTGCCTTTTTCGAGCTGGACGCGTTCGTCATTTGGCAGGTTGACGGCTATAGTCTTCGCCCCCGCATTGGCATCCCCGGCATAGTAGAGCGCATCATAGGCGCCGAGATCCGAGTCGGTGCCTGGTTGTTCGCGTTTGTAGGCGTCCGGGACAGGCAGGGCAGCCTGCAGTTCGGGCAATAGCGTGGTGTACCGGCTGAGACGCTCGCTCCAGGCACGGTCCTTAAGCAGTACGAAAGCCTCGGCCGCTGCCTTGTAGCCAAAGAGCTGATCTTCGTAGGTTTCAATTGGACCAATGATCACCTCGATTGTGTTTGTTTTCATGTCGAGCCAGGCCCGATCGCTTTCGTAGTAGTCGTCGGTCAACAGCGCTTCAGCTCGGCGCGTGAGATAGTGACGGAGGCCTTCGTCCTCAGCCAGTTCAGCCGCCTGACGAAGCAGATTGGCTGCACGCTGGACGTGCGATGCAAAAAACTCGTGATAGGGAATAGCAATGAGCCGGCCCCGTGCATCCCGTCGTACCATGGTGTAAAGACTGCGCAGCGCCTCATTCTGAGCGGCCGCGGCCTCAAACTCCTCACGTGTCATGTCGGACGGATAGAAGTTAGCCCCCGGCGGTTTGGGGCCTATCCCTTCAAGGAAGGGGCGATTCCCGTCGAGTCGATCCCAGGGACCGTAGTTGATTTCGGCAAAGCGCCGCAGGCCGGGGTCTTCGATGGTAGCCAGCAGTGAATCCAGGTTGCCGTAGGCCTGTACTTTGAAGATGGCGTCCATTTCGCGGGCCGCTTCAATGAGCAGGCGCAGCATCTGACGCTGATTATCTGAAAGCCCGCTCAGGTCCGCTTTGAGTTGGAACGGCGCGTATTTACGCAGTAGCGCCTGTGCTTCAGGCGAAGCATCCGCTATGGTCAACACGGTATCGTGATGGGTTTCGAGCATGGTCTCCGGCGCTTCACAGGCAAAAAATACTACCAAAAGGAGTAAGCGTAGCCCCGAACGCATGGTTTCCTGGTCAGCATGTTTTCACGTTTGTACGAAAATGGAAGATGCGGTACAGATAGCTTATTTGCAAGTGACAGGAGCCCTGAGCCGCTTCCTGATGAGGCCCGGCAATCCTGGGAAGTATCTGGCTGAGATGAAGCGTTATGTATGGCGACGTCCTTATTGATCGATTCTGAAACTGAGTAGACCCGTGCTTCAGAGCAATGAGGAGAGGATGAGGTTTGCTTTAATGCTGTATCCGTATGGGGGGTGCTGCGATGCAGGGTTGGTCACGTTAGGAGGCAGCTTCTTCGGTTGTTCATGGAGGGTGAGGTTTCAGCGTGAAGTCCCCGAGCCCGTGCGTGCGGCACGCAGCCGGTCGAAGAACTCCTGTTGGGGAGTACCCGGGGGTACGTCGTAGGGATGGGCGGGCAACTCCACGCGCTTCAAAATGGGATACCGCTTCTTGTAGATGAAAGGCCGCGGACGTCCTTCTGGATCTTCGCCAATCACCAGTACCGTGGTGCCCTGCTTGATGATTTTGCCCTTTCGCGATGCGATGCCGCTGCCACCTGCAGTTGTCTGCCAGGGATCAGCCCAGTAAAAGACCCACTTCGCGTCCGCATCAATCAGTCGTACGCAACCATGGCTGGCAGGCCCACCGGTGGGCATCGGATACTGATGCACATGAATGCCACGTGCATCGTGGAAATTGAAGACCCAGTACATTTCCCAGGGTTCGCCGGGTGGGCTGAGTGAGGAGATGCGGTATTCTTCCTTCCAGTTAAAGTTAAAGCGGCCATTTGGCGTGGGATTTTCGGGAGACCCTGTGTTGATCACGCCCCAGCGCACCAGCTTGCCGTATTCGTAGGCGCCAAAGGCTTGAATGGATTTGTCCATGATGAACAGCTTGTCGAAGTCACGGCCGCCTGGATAGTAACGAGGGAAGGGGGAGTAAGCACGAAAGTCCAGGTCGAACTGGTTGGGAATAACCAGCGTGTCGCCAATCCGGAGGTTACGGATGAGAACGCGATTGAGCAACTCTACCAGGCGTGCGCGTTTGCGGCCCAGCTCCAGGTCGCCGTCGCCCAGCTCCTTGTAGAGCGTATTGCGTGCCAGCACGTTGTTCCCGGAGCTGTGGTGCAGGATGTAATAATGATATTGCACTTCGGGGATGGCATCGAGCTCATCATACTGGTGCTCCAGGATGTCTTCCAGCGCCGTCTGGTTGATGTAGTCCTGGGCCTGCAGCGTCTGTGACTGTAGGAACAGCAGCAGGAGCAATCCGAATGCACGACGACCCATGCCAGTGCCCACATGATGGTCTGCTTTTCCGATGGTCTAACACAGACGAAGAGACGCCGTTCCGTTCCTTTCTATTGGGCTATAAAGGCGAGGGTAGCCAGCCCATCTCCGTTATTCCGATGGAGAGCCCGCAATTTGGCTTCAGGCAGGCCACCGATGTGTTACAGGCGTAACGGTCCATGAAAGGCGCCACACAAGGACAATGTAACATGCCGCACGGCCTGGCCACGAAGCCTGAGGCAGCTCCCGAGCCACTCAGGGAGCGCGGCAGCCCTCTGTCTGCAATTTTTGAATGGCTTCGGGGATGCCCAGCACGATCAGAATGTCGCCGGGTTGCAGGCGCGCATTGGCGCCCGGATTATAACGAATCTCGCCAGTCCGGGCATCGACAATAGCTACTACGATAGCGTTGTAGTGTTGACGAAAGTTGCTCTCGGCCAGCGTTTTGCCAGCTAGAGGCGCGCCGGGCTCGATTGGAATCTCTTCCATCTGCAAGCCCAGGGCTCCGGTGCCCAGCACGCGTTCCATAAAGGCATCAACGTAAGGGCGTAGCACCACCTGGGCCATACGATCGGCGCCGACCTCGCTGGGAGCGATCACCTTGTTGGCACCGGCTCGTAGCAGTTTACGCACGTTTTTGTGATCGTTGGTGCGTGCCAGAATGAACACATCGGGGTTGAGCTCGCGGGCCAGCAGGGTCACGAACACGCTGGCGCTGTCGTCGGCCATGGCCAGAATCAGCGCGCGGGCCCGGTCGATGCCAGCCTGGCGCAGTGTTGCTTCCTCTTCGGCATCGCCAGCCACGAAGATCAGATGGGCCGCCCGCAGGTCTTCCAGCGGCTCGGTGGCTCGTTCGATGACGACAACAGGACGGCCGGCCTGGAGCAGGTCTTCTACAATGCGTCGGCCCACGCGGCCGTAGCCGCAGACGATAAAGTGGTCTCGCATGGCACGCAGCTTCCGTCGGAGGTAACGATCTCGAAAGGTCGTGTTGCTCAGGATAAACTGAACCATTCGGGTGGCAATAAAGGCAACGGTTCCGATGCCAGCCAGTGCAATCAATACCGTAAAGAGTCGACCGGCTTCGGATAGCGGGCGCACTTCCGAAAAGCCAATGGTAGTGAGCGTGATAAAGGTCATGTAGAAGGCTTCGATCCACGTCCAGCCTTCGATGATGCGGTAGCCGATTGTGCCGCCCAACAGGATAAACAGGAGAAGCAGCGAGCCCAGCAGAATCTCGCGTTGTTCTGCCTCGGTATGGACGAGCCAGTGCAGCAGGCGTTCCAGAAGATGCACGGGGGTCGACATGAATGCTACGCTGCAGGCGTCAGCGTGAAGACATGGGCATGCCAGCTCTGACCGGCAGGCTTTTCAAAACCACCCTGGCGCAGGGCACCGACGGTGGTCAGTGATAGATCGAACACCGGGGTTTCCGCCGTCACTTTCCCCTCGGCAATCAACCGACGGAACTGGCTCCGGGAAGCATGCTGCACGGTACCATCGGCCGCGCGGTAAAACACCACCAGCGGCGACATCCAGGTAATGCCCAGCGATTCGCCAGCAGCCTGGACGGCTCGCATGGCAGCGTCGATGCTGCACCCAGAGATTGCGCCATCGGGCACGTGGCCAGCCAGTAGCAGGAAGCGTCCATGCAGTACGACGGCCTGCCCGTAAACCGGCCGCCCGTGTGCCTGCCAGTTTGCCAGAAAAGGACGGAGCGCTTCCAGAAGGGTATGGCTTTCCGTTTCTGTAAGCGGCCGATCAGCCGCGAAGATCCACAGACGAGCTTCGTCGGGCAATGCAGCAAACAGCGTCATGGTAGTAAGGATTCAGACTATGTAGCCTATGCTCTTAAACGCTGGCCAGCTCAGAGAGATCTATCAGCTTCATCGTCTGCATCTGGCTCGCCATCCAGGGAGAGCTGGCGGATGCGTAGCTCGGCCGTTTGAAGACGTTCCATACAGTAGCGGGCCAGCCTGAGGCCTTCTTCATAGGCCAGCAGGGAGGCTTCCAGATCCAGCTCGTCGGCCTCCAGGTGGTGCACAATCTGCTCCAGGCGTGTCAGTGCTGCTTCAAAAGAAAGAGGCTGGTCGGAAGGTGTGGGCGTTGTCTCCATGCATCCGACAAATCTGTTATGATTACGGTTGGTGGGCTTGCAAACCTGAAAAAATATGCAATAGCTTCGGCCAGAAAGCAAGCCATAGAAGTTATGGATCTGGGTCTGAAAGGAAAAGTGGCGATTGTCACGGGGGCCAGCCGGGGCATCGGGCAGGGGATTGCGCGGAGTCTGGCGGCCGAAGGGTGTCGGCTGGTCATTTGCGCACGTGGCGCCGAGGCGCTGGAGGCTACGGCCGAGATGTTGCGGGAACAGGGGGCCGAAGTTGAAGCGCTCACACTCGACGTGACGCATCCGGAGGCTGGCGTCCGGCTGGTGCAGGCTGCCTGTGAACGCTTCGGGCAGGTGGACATCCTGGTAGGAAACGCGGGAGGAAACCGGCGGGGCTATTTTGAAGCAACGTCCGAAGATGACTGGTCGGCGCTTATCGAACTGAACCTGCGGGCGCACCTGCGGTGCGCACGGGCGGTGATTCCGGTCATGAAGACCCAGGGCGGCGGCGCCATTGTGTTTATTGCGTCGATCTTCGGGCGGGAGGCGGGTGGTCCCGGGCTTTCCATTTATAACAGCACCAAATCGGCCCTGATCAGTGCAGCTAAAATCCTGGCGCTGGAGTTGGCTCCACACAACATCCGGGTCAATACAGTGGCGCCCGGTTCGATTCGCTTTCCGGGTGGTAGCTGGGATCGACGGATGCGGGAAGACCCGGAAGGCACGCGCCAGTTCATTGTGCAGAACATTCCGATGGGGCGGTTCGGGACCGTGCAGGAAGTGGCTGATGTGGTGACGTTTCTGGTATCGGAACGAGCCCGCTGGGTGACCGGGGCCTGCCTGACTGTAGATGGAGGGCAGTCGCGCTCATTGATCTGAGCCAGACCAGGCGGTGAGCGCTTCGGCCAGAAGCAGCCGGTCCGTAGCTCGCACAAATCGGTGGAGAAGCTGGTTAGCTTTCAGCGGCCAGCTTTCGATCATGACCGGATCATCCAGATGGGCTTCATGACGAAAGGTGATGGCC
The genomic region above belongs to Rhodothermus sp. and contains:
- a CDS encoding potassium channel protein, with the translated sequence MSTPVHLLERLLHWLVHTEAEQREILLGSLLLLFILLGGTIGYRIIEGWTWIEAFYMTFITLTTIGFSEVRPLSEAGRLFTVLIALAGIGTVAFIATRMVQFILSNTTFRDRYLRRKLRAMRDHFIVCGYGRVGRRIVEDLLQAGRPVVVIERATEPLEDLRAAHLIFVAGDAEEEATLRQAGIDRARALILAMADDSASVFVTLLARELNPDVFILARTNDHKNVRKLLRAGANKVIAPSEVGADRMAQVVLRPYVDAFMERVLGTGALGLQMEEIPIEPGAPLAGKTLAESNFRQHYNAIVVAIVDARTGEIRYNPGANARLQPGDILIVLGIPEAIQKLQTEGCRAP
- a CDS encoding exodeoxyribonuclease VII small subunit, coding for METTPTPSDQPLSFEAALTRLEQIVHHLEADELDLEASLLAYEEGLRLARYCMERLQTAELRIRQLSLDGEPDADDEADRSL
- a CDS encoding SDR family NAD(P)-dependent oxidoreductase → MDLGLKGKVAIVTGASRGIGQGIARSLAAEGCRLVICARGAEALEATAEMLREQGAEVEALTLDVTHPEAGVRLVQAACERFGQVDILVGNAGGNRRGYFEATSEDDWSALIELNLRAHLRCARAVIPVMKTQGGGAIVFIASIFGREAGGPGLSIYNSTKSALISAAKILALELAPHNIRVNTVAPGSIRFPGGSWDRRMREDPEGTRQFIVQNIPMGRFGTVQEVADVVTFLVSERARWVTGACLTVDGGQSRSLI